The sequence below is a genomic window from Aspergillus nidulans FGSC A4 chromosome V.
CTCGGTGCCTGCGGATTTTGAGTACAAGCAGGACAAATAGTATTAGGACAAACAACTTGAAGACCTGAGGACTGGCCCTCAGCCTCTGGTTCTCCTGATCGGATGCCTGCGTTAGAGTATTAACGAAACCCAtttttggagaagaaggcgtcCAGATAGGTACGTGTCTAGGATGGAAAACTTCACGCGGGAATGCTTATAACGAAGGTGCTCAGCCAGGAGGCTTTGATCTTAATCGTCATTGTGAATCTCCGCAATAAACCGAAACGTCGCCGTTATCCCGGCCACAGTGGATATGCGCAGGAAAGGGTGAGATGGACTCGGGAAATCGAAATCCTAGTGTTGGGGGCCATGGGCAATTCCCCGATTTCCCGATACGAGAAGCAAAGGGACCGACTAGGTGTTGGTATACTAAGGAAACAGGAGGCAGCTACATCAATATTCAATTGTAGGACTCCTCATTATTCACTTGGTATCTTTACTTCAGATTCGGGCCACAATGATCCCTCCCAAGCAACAAACCGCCCTAAAAATCACACCAGAAGGACGCATTGCTGCAGTCTCATCTCCCCTCCCATCCCTCCAAGATAACGAACTGCTCGTCTGCGTCAAAAGTATTGCGCTGAACCCCTTCGACGCCAAATCAGCCGAAATGTCGCCCACCATCGGCGCAACTCTGGGCTGCGATTTCGCAGGCAAGATCGTTGCAACAGGCTCCAACGCCAATgacttcaacttcagcatCGGCGACAGAGTCTGCGGCTGCGTTTTCGGCAATAATCCAAATAGGCTGGATAATGGTGCATTCGCAGAGTACGTTGCCGTGCCGGCGGATCTACTGCTTAGGATTCCTGAGCATATGGACTACAATGAAGCTGCGACGTTAGGTGTAGGGCTGGCGACTGTAGGGATGTCGCTATATCACTGTTTGAGATTGCCCATGAAGCCTGAACAGGCTGGCAAGTCGCCGTATGTTCTAGTTTACGGGGGGTCCACGGCGACTGGGACGCTTGCGATCCAGATCCTTACGCGGTAGGCACGCCATACGATCCGACGCCTATCTCCAGACACGGGGAGTACGGCAGACTATCGAATATTCGAAGGTCACTAACCCAACTaccactgcagctccggcTATGCCGCGATTACCACCTGTTCGCCCCATAATTTCAACCTGGTCAAATCCCTCGGCGCAACCGCAGCCTTCGACTACCACTCCCCAACGTGCGGGCGTCAAATCCGCGACTTCTCCTCTGGAAACCTCTGGTACGCGCTCGACTGCATTACAGACACACGGTCGATGGCCGTCTGCTACGAAGCCATCGGACCATCCGGCGGTCGGTACCTCAGCCTCGACCCGTTCCCCATCCGGGGCCATACACGACGCAGTGTCAAGCCGAACTGGGTGCTCAGTGTAACGATGTACAACCAGCCGATTCCGT
It includes:
- a CDS encoding enoyl reductase apdC (transcript_id=CADANIAT00002883), which gives rise to MIPPKQQTALKITPEGRIAAVSSPLPSLQDNELLVCVKSIALNPFDAKSAEMSPTIGATLGCDFAGKIVATGSNANDFNFSIGDRVCGCVFGNNPNRLDNGAFAEYVAVPADLLLRIPEHMDYNEAATLGVGLATVGMSLYHCLRLPMKPEQAGKSPSGYAAITTCSPHNFNLVKSLGATAAFDYHSPTCGRQIRDFSSGNLWYALDCITDTRSMAVCYEAIGPSGGRYLSLDPFPIRGHTRRSVKPNWVLSVTMYNQPIPWKRPFKRDACPQDLEFAKSWFQIAQRMIDAGEIRPHTSDVKAGGWNGIPGGLELLQKGEVSGRKLVYEVASH